From the Pelorhabdus rhamnosifermentans genome, one window contains:
- a CDS encoding IS256 family transposase translates to MARQRKLSPERKEFLQKLLSAYQPEDAQDVQNMIKDHHLGDTLQTMLETEMDEHLGYSKYDYKNKDTDDSRNGYSKKIVTSSMGNIPLDIPRDRKGEFHPQAVKKNQTDVSNIEDQVLSMYAKGMTTRDITAHLKEIYGVDASAEMISRMTDRILPIAKEWQNRPLAKKYAIVLMDAVHFHVRQDAQVVKKAVYVAIGTRLDG, encoded by the coding sequence ATGGCTAGACAAAGAAAACTTTCCCCAGAACGTAAAGAATTTCTTCAGAAACTGCTGAGTGCATATCAACCGGAAGATGCGCAGGACGTTCAGAATATGATCAAGGATCATCACCTCGGAGATACGCTGCAAACCATGCTGGAAACTGAGATGGATGAGCATCTTGGCTACTCCAAGTATGATTATAAAAACAAGGATACGGATGACAGCCGGAACGGTTATAGCAAGAAAATCGTGACATCCTCGATGGGGAATATTCCTCTCGACATTCCTCGTGACCGGAAGGGTGAATTCCATCCACAGGCTGTGAAGAAGAATCAGACGGATGTTTCCAATATCGAAGACCAAGTACTGTCCATGTATGCCAAGGGGATGACCACCAGGGATATCACTGCTCACCTTAAAGAAATCTATGGCGTGGATGCTTCTGCTGAAATGATTTCCCGCATGACAGACCGTATTCTCCCAATTGCTAAAGAATGGCAGAACAGGCCGCTGGCCAAGAAATACGCTATTGTCTTGATGGATGCTGTCCATTTTCATGTCAGACAGGATGCTCAGGTTGTAAAGAAAGCGGTATATGTCGCCATTGGAACCCGTTTGGATGGTTAA
- a CDS encoding OmpH family outer membrane protein, with amino-acid sequence MLFSTKQFKTIFLSAFVLFAVLAITQPTTTYAADASTVGVVNYQQLINQHPDMAQANETYKAAVKQAQDDFNTKSANMNDQDKKALSQQLQQGLQQKQQELINAIRDKVNAAIKAVAEDKGLTVVMDKSVIAYGGQDITDDVLKKITGK; translated from the coding sequence ATGCTATTTAGTACCAAACAATTTAAAACTATTTTTCTATCAGCTTTCGTATTATTCGCCGTACTAGCCATTACTCAGCCCACTACTACTTATGCCGCTGACGCATCTACAGTCGGAGTGGTAAACTATCAGCAATTAATTAATCAGCATCCTGATATGGCTCAAGCGAATGAAACCTACAAAGCAGCAGTCAAACAAGCACAGGACGATTTTAATACCAAATCAGCCAACATGAATGATCAGGATAAAAAAGCTTTATCCCAACAGTTACAACAGGGACTCCAACAAAAACAACAGGAATTAATAAACGCTATTCGAGATAAAGTAAATGCTGCAATCAAGGCGGTAGCTGAGGACAAAGGATTAACTGTTGTTATGGATAAAAGCGTTATCGCTTATGGTGGACAAGATATAACAGATGACGTATTGAAGAAGATTACGGGTAAATAA
- a CDS encoding DUF4279 domain-containing protein, which translates to MEISGGFTMRISDLNLDFSKLEQNIGICPTKIIKKGQLIGKLKNIEAPYDIWSYERKITNEDVFAELTNLLNDLFPYFDYIREIRNVYEVTLNCYLRSDYAQMGLEITSDVITLIEKFGLGISFHILSFGGVEDE; encoded by the coding sequence ATGGAAATTTCAGGCGGATTTACAATGCGTATTAGTGACTTAAATCTTGATTTTAGTAAACTTGAACAAAATATAGGAATATGTCCCACGAAAATCATTAAAAAGGGTCAGCTAATTGGTAAATTGAAAAATATAGAGGCTCCATATGATATTTGGTCATATGAAAGGAAAATAACTAATGAAGATGTATTTGCAGAGTTAACAAATTTATTAAATGATTTGTTTCCCTATTTTGACTATATTAGAGAAATTAGAAATGTTTATGAAGTCACATTAAATTGTTATCTAAGGTCTGATTACGCGCAAATGGGTTTGGAGATTACAAGTGATGTGATAACTCTTATAGAGAAGTTTGGCTTGGGTATAAGTTTTCATATTTTATCTTTCGGTGGAGTGGAAGATGAATAG
- a CDS encoding PTS sugar transporter subunit IIB — protein sequence MAKVSLIRVDYRLIHGQVVARWLKETQATKIIIVNDVLAKDKTMGNIYRMATPAGVRCAIVSVGHFVSSWKETHLGEGNAIVLFKDISTTYRAWKEGFAISDLQIGGLGAGPGRKNVYQNITLDKEDFDMLQDMTAAMRIFFQATPEDGKKDYAAVAATISF from the coding sequence ATGGCAAAAGTTTCTTTGATTCGAGTCGATTATCGCTTGATTCACGGACAGGTTGTGGCGCGCTGGCTGAAGGAGACGCAAGCAACAAAAATCATTATTGTAAATGATGTGCTGGCCAAAGACAAAACCATGGGCAACATCTATCGGATGGCGACTCCGGCAGGTGTGCGCTGTGCTATCGTAAGTGTAGGGCATTTTGTTTCTTCCTGGAAAGAAACACATTTGGGCGAAGGTAATGCAATAGTTTTGTTTAAAGACATTTCAACAACGTATCGGGCCTGGAAAGAAGGCTTTGCAATTTCCGATCTGCAGATCGGGGGATTAGGTGCAGGTCCGGGGCGAAAAAATGTTTATCAGAATATTACGTTGGACAAAGAAGATTTTGATATGCTGCAGGATATGACAGCGGCGATGCGCATCTTTTTTCAAGCGACACCGGAGGATGGGAAAAAGGATTATGCGGCAGTAGCGGCGACAATCAGTTTTTGA
- a CDS encoding GNAT family N-acetyltransferase, with the protein MNFKLVPVCEDDISTYKKDMQEAFQMGVEKEFNDLNVEILTEEDINKSLSAKGAIAYKAVIDDEMVGGAIVVIDESTQHNHLDFLYVKNGVQSKGVGQEIWNAIEKLHPDTRVWETITPYFEKRNIHFYINRCGFSAVEFFNPHHKDLAIPDDMVGGDYFFRFEKEMK; encoded by the coding sequence ATGAATTTTAAATTAGTACCTGTATGCGAAGATGATATTAGTACCTATAAAAAAGATATGCAAGAAGCATTTCAAATGGGAGTTGAAAAAGAATTTAATGATTTGAATGTGGAAATATTGACAGAAGAGGATATAAATAAGTCCCTTTCTGCAAAAGGTGCAATTGCATATAAAGCAGTTATTGATGATGAAATGGTTGGGGGAGCAATCGTTGTAATAGATGAATCCACACAACATAATCATCTTGATTTTTTGTATGTAAAAAATGGTGTACAAAGTAAAGGGGTCGGACAAGAGATTTGGAACGCAATAGAAAAACTGCATCCAGATACAAGGGTGTGGGAAACGATAACCCCATATTTTGAAAAGAGAAATATTCACTTTTATATCAATCGCTGTGGATTTTCTGCTGTAGAGTTTTTTAATCCACATCATAAAGACTTAGCAATACCTGATGATATGGTGGGAGGGGATTACTTCTTTCGATTTGAAAAAGAAATGAAATAG
- a CDS encoding phosphoglycerate dehydrogenase: MKEKIVIGSRARSRAPEMTKLLEERGYELVLNLFDRTLTEDELIERIKGASGMVAGSDKVTKRVLKAGAPTLKVVAKQGVGYNTIDVETAKKLGIAVTITPGANSRSVADLTLGLILSAARNIPTMDRAIRGGSWYRHTGSELGGKMLGIVGMGNIGGEVAKRAHAFGMKILAYDVYPRQDFVDLYDVHYTDLDELFRQADFVSLHAPAIPSTIGMVDSKRLQTMKPTAFLINAARGELVVEADLCEALKNQVIAGAALDVYSQEPPQKSALMDLENITFTAHAGAYTKEAIVGAGVMAAEEIIRVLSGQQAKFNVAK, translated from the coding sequence ATGAAAGAAAAGATTGTTATTGGTTCCAGAGCGCGGTCACGGGCGCCCGAGATGACAAAGCTGCTAGAAGAGCGAGGTTATGAGCTTGTACTTAACCTGTTTGACAGAACGTTGACAGAAGACGAGCTTATAGAGCGCATAAAAGGGGCCAGCGGTATGGTGGCTGGTAGTGATAAAGTGACGAAGCGTGTACTTAAAGCTGGCGCTCCAACCCTGAAGGTGGTTGCCAAGCAGGGAGTCGGTTATAACACAATTGATGTTGAGACTGCAAAAAAACTGGGAATTGCCGTTACGATTACGCCGGGAGCAAACAGTAGGTCAGTTGCAGATTTGACGTTGGGGCTGATATTATCGGCAGCAAGGAATATTCCGACGATGGATCGAGCCATTCGCGGCGGTTCATGGTATCGTCATACAGGCAGCGAACTTGGCGGCAAGATGCTTGGCATTGTCGGTATGGGCAATATCGGCGGTGAAGTAGCAAAGCGGGCACATGCTTTTGGCATGAAGATTCTCGCATATGATGTTTATCCGCGACAGGATTTTGTTGATTTGTATGATGTGCATTATACCGATCTCGATGAACTTTTCCGTCAAGCAGACTTTGTTTCACTGCACGCGCCGGCAATTCCCTCAACCATAGGTATGGTCGACAGTAAACGGCTGCAGACCATGAAGCCTACGGCCTTTCTTATCAATGCAGCACGTGGCGAACTTGTCGTGGAGGCCGATCTGTGTGAAGCGCTGAAGAATCAGGTTATTGCCGGAGCGGCTCTGGATGTATATTCACAGGAACCGCCACAGAAATCAGCATTAATGGATTTAGAAAACATTACTTTTACCGCACATGCAGGAGCGTATACCAAGGAAGCAATTGTCGGAGCCGGTGTAATGGCGGCGGAAGAGATTATCCGTGTTTTGTCTGGTCAACAAGCGAAATTCAATGTAGCAAAATAA
- a CDS encoding hemagglutinin repeat-containing protein, giving the protein MQDDRLKALYDYKAVEDLKDVGKNMDIKPSISVSLGSTKITSEQTNHTETVNLSNINAGGDVNIIATAGDVNLKGTKINAADVTLDAKNNLNIDAAQNKEQTTSTTSSSSSSVGGNIGTGYFVNSSKGSGHENGNAITNEGSVINASGTVSLVSGKDTNITGSQVNGGKVIANIGGNLNIASLQDIDNYNAKNQNSGIGISSGHNNGITGSAGKGKTDSNYGSVTEQAGIHAGKDGFDITVGKNTDLKGAVIASTATPDKNKISTDTLTHSDIQNKADYSASSTGVDLKNGIITSTPSMPVNGKADSTTKSAISPGKIEIRSNPNQDISGLSRNTNDSLNALGKIFDKKTVQERQELVNLFGQEANQIIGDLAESMRKNAKTPEEKAKWAEGGEYKALLHAVSSGIVSGLAGNGFASGAAGDGLSQLAQKQLANIKDPNLRLIASSIVGAAAAKVVGGNAQAGASAAFNGVKHNDYVHHPTYEGAYIFVKGEGFYKIINGVDTYMQDDVPPVGAVVWQQDPDNKENGSEYVKGDGINSADTYLKWKPGISGRIALNEDTGDVITINGEAVIHPSDLKMQQQAKEDVTGLAGGVKRDLKMVNDAAREIGVDRDAFGDYIHEIKDDLGMAANQNFTYQELLEYARQLKKMIE; this is encoded by the coding sequence CTATAAAGCAGTGGAAGACCTAAAAGATGTGGGAAAAAATATGGATATTAAGCCATCCATCAGTGTCAGCCTCGGCAGTACGAAAATCACGTCAGAGCAGACCAACCACACTGAAACCGTCAATCTGTCCAATATCAACGCAGGCGGCGATGTGAACATTATCGCTACGGCAGGCGATGTGAACCTGAAAGGAACGAAAATCAATGCTGCCGATGTTACGCTTGATGCCAAGAACAATCTCAATATTGACGCGGCACAAAACAAAGAGCAGACGACAAGCACCACCAGCTCCTCTTCTAGTTCAGTAGGTGGAAATATTGGAACAGGCTATTTTGTCAACAGCAGCAAAGGAAGCGGCCATGAAAACGGAAATGCTATTACTAACGAAGGCAGCGTCATTAATGCCAGTGGCACCGTGTCGCTTGTATCTGGCAAAGATACGAATATTACCGGTTCTCAGGTCAATGGCGGCAAAGTCATTGCTAATATCGGCGGTAATCTAAACATAGCGAGTCTGCAGGATATTGATAACTACAACGCGAAGAACCAAAACAGCGGAATTGGCATTTCTAGCGGTCATAACAATGGTATAACAGGTTCCGCAGGTAAAGGCAAAACCGATTCCAATTATGGCAGCGTAACCGAACAGGCAGGCATCCATGCAGGCAAGGATGGCTTCGACATCACCGTCGGCAAGAATACGGACCTGAAGGGTGCGGTCATCGCCAGCACGGCTACGCCGGATAAGAATAAGATATCTACGGATACGCTGACACACTCGGATATCCAAAATAAGGCGGATTACAGCGCAAGCAGTACAGGCGTAGATTTGAAAAATGGTATTATTACATCTACTCCAAGTATGCCAGTTAACGGAAAAGCAGACAGTACAACTAAATCAGCGATTTCTCCTGGAAAGATTGAAATACGAAGCAATCCAAACCAAGACATTAGTGGATTAAGTAGGAATACTAATGATTCGCTTAACGCTCTAGGGAAGATATTTGACAAGAAAACTGTCCAAGAGAGACAGGAATTGGTTAATCTATTTGGTCAAGAAGCCAATCAGATAATCGGCGATTTGGCAGAAAGCATGCGAAAAAATGCTAAGACTCCTGAAGAAAAAGCTAAATGGGCTGAAGGTGGAGAATATAAGGCTCTTTTACATGCTGTTTCTAGTGGAATTGTGTCTGGCCTTGCAGGTAATGGTTTTGCTTCTGGAGCAGCTGGGGATGGATTAAGTCAGCTTGCACAAAAACAACTAGCCAATATCAAGGACCCAAATCTTCGTCTCATTGCAAGTTCCATAGTTGGAGCGGCAGCAGCCAAAGTAGTAGGTGGCAATGCTCAGGCTGGAGCTAGTGCAGCATTTAATGGAGTAAAGCATAATGATTATGTCCATCATCCGACCTATGAAGGAGCATATATATTTGTTAAAGGAGAAGGATTTTACAAAATTATTAACGGCGTAGATACTTATATGCAAGATGATGTTCCGCCAGTTGGTGCGGTAGTTTGGCAACAGGACCCTGATAATAAGGAAAATGGGTCAGAATATGTAAAAGGTGACGGAATCAATTCTGCCGATACCTATTTAAAGTGGAAACCAGGTATTTCAGGTCGCATAGCTCTTAATGAAGATACTGGGGATGTAATTACGATAAATGGCGAGGCGGTCATTCATCCGAGTGATCTTAAAATGCAGCAGCAAGCAAAAGAAGATGTAACAGGTCTTGCTGGTGGAGTAAAGCGGGATTTGAAAATGGTCAATGATGCAGCCAGAGAGATTGGGGTTGACAGAGATGCATTTGGAGACTACATTCATGAAATAAAGGACGATTTAGGAATGGCGGCTAATCAGAATTTTACTTATCAAGAATTGTTGGAATATGCAAGGCAATTAAAAAAAATGATTGAATAG
- a CDS encoding PTS sugar transporter subunit IIA yields the protein MSKQEGKVPGIIIVTHGDFGREIIKSAEMIIGVQENVRAVSLLPGVDLAEFLQEVKSVLQEMPDNSLLMCDLFGGTPSNVSAALLTEMKVNAVTGLNLSMLIEACTSRGFMQGQELAGAVVSAGKIGCKNISEEMNHVDHRKLKEE from the coding sequence GTGAGTAAGCAGGAAGGCAAGGTGCCGGGAATTATAATTGTTACGCATGGCGACTTTGGCAGAGAAATTATTAAGAGTGCGGAAATGATTATCGGGGTGCAGGAAAATGTAAGGGCCGTGTCTTTGCTTCCCGGAGTTGATTTAGCAGAGTTCTTACAGGAAGTAAAGTCTGTTTTGCAAGAGATGCCGGACAATTCACTCCTGATGTGCGATTTATTTGGTGGAACACCATCCAATGTTTCGGCAGCGTTATTGACGGAGATGAAGGTTAATGCGGTAACAGGTCTGAATCTTAGCATGCTGATAGAAGCCTGCACTTCACGGGGATTTATGCAAGGACAGGAGTTAGCCGGGGCAGTGGTTTCCGCCGGAAAAATAGGGTGCAAAAACATTTCTGAAGAAATGAATCATGTTGATCATAGGAAACTAAAGGAGGAATAG
- a CDS encoding bifunctional 4-hydroxy-2-oxoglutarate aldolase/2-dehydro-3-deoxy-phosphogluconate aldolase codes for MRTKFENLKIIMESGMVLIIRTDSEEEAKKVAEAAVEGGVKALEITMSCDNAMGVISYLAKKYKDQDIVIGAGTILDAETANNVMLAGARLLVSPNLNPNMLEMANRYQAVTISGALTPTEILNTVNKGADLVKLFPAEFMGPKYVKAVRAPLPQAAIVPTGGVNPGNVKEWFDAGCAALGVGSYISKAHKKDGDYTKVTSAAQDFVKAIAAARA; via the coding sequence ATGAGAACAAAATTTGAAAATTTGAAAATCATTATGGAAAGCGGTATGGTACTCATCATACGTACAGATTCAGAAGAAGAGGCTAAAAAGGTTGCAGAAGCGGCTGTAGAAGGTGGCGTCAAAGCACTCGAAATTACCATGAGCTGTGACAATGCAATGGGTGTTATTTCTTATTTAGCTAAAAAATATAAAGATCAGGATATTGTTATCGGCGCGGGAACCATTTTGGATGCCGAGACAGCAAATAACGTGATGTTGGCAGGAGCCAGATTGTTGGTCAGTCCAAACCTAAATCCTAATATGCTTGAGATGGCAAATCGTTATCAGGCTGTTACTATTTCCGGGGCATTGACGCCGACGGAAATTTTGAATACCGTAAATAAGGGCGCCGATTTGGTAAAATTGTTCCCGGCAGAGTTTATGGGACCTAAATACGTAAAAGCAGTAAGAGCTCCATTGCCGCAGGCGGCCATTGTGCCGACAGGCGGAGTAAATCCAGGGAATGTAAAAGAATGGTTTGATGCGGGGTGCGCTGCTTTGGGTGTTGGTAGCTACATTTCTAAAGCGCATAAAAAAGACGGTGATTATACGAAGGTTACGTCTGCCGCACAGGATTTTGTAAAAGCCATTGCTGCGGCAAGAGCATAA